The Megalops cyprinoides isolate fMegCyp1 chromosome 11, fMegCyp1.pri, whole genome shotgun sequence genomic sequence CATTTTAAGAGTTCCCTGACAACATTACACAGAATGTCagacataaatatgcatgtaatgcatgtatgcacacgcTGAGGTGGGTCAGGAAACTAGTGCTCATGTTACCCCCCTCCAAAGCTCACCTGATAGGACCTCTCCATGGTGATGGCGAAATAGTATTCCCTGCGGGGGTACCTGCGCTCACAGATGAACACCTGGTTGCAGATACGGccctgctctcctgtctgcttGGTATACAGCTTCTTCCCAATCATCTGAGAGGAGATATCACGGGCCTCCTCGGGCCTaccctcaccacacacacacacacacacacacacacacacacagaatgagtcAATCAGTCAGTAGGCCCATTCATCACCTCATTCTGCATGCTTTTACTGGCATCATTTCTGGTTGTTCAAATAAACATAATGCactactgaaatgaaacatgtgtatttgtactgtgtgtatggGTCCTTAGTGagtcatgtttgtgttttgtgctttcACACCGGGGACTGGAAATCCACAGATAGTACACAGTCCACAGATTGACTGGACATGTCAAGTACATGTTTTGACAAGAAGGCTGAGCAGCAACGTAAACATGTCACTCACGAGTAAACGATCTTCACTCCTCCCTTCAGACCGCCCTCGAAGGTGCCCTTCCCTCTGCCTCCCGCCAGAACCTGCGCTTTTACCACCAGGTCCTTGGAACCTGAGGCAAGAAACCACAGCCATGTTACTGAGTAACAGGTGGGGAATGCACACTCACAAAGCCCTGTTAGGGCCCTGTGAAACATACAGACATAGGTTAAAGCCCCACATCAGtacacatcaacacatcaatATACATCAGCACATACAACACACGAGTGCCACATCATCCCATACAACACACCACTGCCACATCAACACATATGATAGACCATACTTCATCACACACCGTCACATCACATAATACAGAACACCATATTACCATCATATGAGCCTAAATGTATCCATTCTGGGACATCCAGTTTGGggaacaaacactgacatgacACTGACATGGTTCTATATAAATGAGATGTCAGAAAACTATAAGAAATGTGCCCATATAAATGGTTAGGCAGTAAAAAGCCTTTATGCTAATGCATGTTCACAGTGGGCACACGCTTTATCACACTGCAACAACCACTACAATGTCAGCCAGTTTCTTCCACCATTACTGATCTTCCTCGTGATGCGCCGCAGTAACCCGTGGCACCCTACCGATCTGCTTGGCGACAGAGTAGGCCTCCTCCGGCGTGCTGGCCACCATGCCCGCGGGGACCGAGATGCCCGCCTCCTTCAGCAGGCCGATGCTGAGGTACTCATGCAGGGAGAggctcctctgctgctgctgctgcaggggctGCTGCTGTGGTCTCCCAAACAGGCCGGACGTCCCGCCAAGCACCTGCAGCAGCACGGACACAGAGACACCGCTTAGCCCAGGGTGAGGGGGGCGGCTTCTGGATGGCTCAGTGCTACTGGAAATGTGTCTCCACAGACCCCAAGCAAACATACAAAGAGACAGCCTTCTACAGATTAGCATagcaagcacacagacacacaaccgCCTAGTAATTCTGTATGGCTTTGAAGTCTGTATGGCAGGAAGGAAcagggaaaggggaaaaataatacattcaagCAATACCTAATGTGTCTGTCTGGATGTTATAAACGTACACATTTGTAGCTGAAGGGCTAGGTTATGACATAACTGCCATTAAAGAGATATGACTAAATAAAGGAACAGGGATGAGCACAGACATTGCTTagcaaaaacataacaaacaaaagagGAAGAACAGCCCCCAGCCTTGAAGAAATCCTTCACATGCACAAAATGGTATTAGGTAATTCTCTAAAATGTAGTGGTAATATACAGAGTAAATCTGTCTGGTGAAAACAGAAGGGTGCCCTCATCAGAAATACTATAGCCTTGGTcaccagagacagacagtaacTTCTACACTAATCTCTAGAACAGtgtcaaaaacatttaatggaAGGAGAAATACTAATAATAGGCAACTATCAACAGTCTCTAATCTATGGGGAAAAGACACCTGAACAAGAAATAATGgatattataaattattaaattatggTCAAATCTGTGATATGCCATGACCAGGGGAAatcgatttttttttattctgacagAATTTATACAACTTATGGGTCACTGGAGTTGTCTCCACAAGATTGATTTTCTAAAATGCTTCAAGTGTGACAAAGCAACCTCCATTTTAGATGGACTTTACAGTTGATGGGTGGATTTAAGAAGGACAAGGAAGGATTTGGTCAAGTTAGACAGGGggaaacattttctgtgaatgagaggtagtgtgatttttaaaaactgcttcCAATGTGGAGAACACATGCTTTCCTAAAGTTAGTAAAATATGAGCGATAAACTAATCTTCAAAAAGAGGAAGCTGAGGAGATtttcctgaaatattttaacatttaaaagtgaTTAATACAGCAGACCACAAAGGCTTTCATGTGTTGTGAACAGAATCAAAGCAACCAGACATTAGTTCAATTCTATGATGGCACTGTAAAGTACTTCTTCACACAGagatttataaatgcatggaacaCCCTGCTGGGATTTATAATGGATCTGGGGATTCTCTAATCCTCCAAGATCATGACACAATGACAGATTCACTGTAGAATGTAAGCAAATGACAATCTAGGGTCATCTTAATGGGCTGTTGTCAGCATTATTCattcttattttcatattacttATGCAGTTTTAGACACCTTTACCCACCTATGATGTTTCACACATTCTGACACCCATctgcattgcagtgtttttcttgGAGTAAATCAAATGAAGCATGATCTTGCTCAAAGCTACAACAGCCATGTTCCCTCTTGGGAGTGAAGTGAAAACTCCAAGGGTCCATGCAGTAACCACTACTTCAAGTGCTACATATTACACAGATTTTACTATTATAAGCGATGTTATAAGATATTATCTTTTCACATTCTACTGCAACTGTGAACACTGTTAATggtactaataataataaaccaagggcgtaattttgcatatggacggtaggtacatgtccctaccaatatttgagcaaactcgttcgcattatctttggagtgaagtcatattacataattccaatgtcccctcgggtgttgtgtccctaccaatcTTCCACCCAACTACACCCTTGTaataaacacctgaattcaTATGACATTTTCCATGTAGCCATCTCAAAGTGCTTCACAATGAGTAGATCACTCATCTCAAAACACTTGGGCGATGAACATTTGCCTGTTGTTAAGTTATGTCTTTTTTCCACAACAACAATGCCTGTTTCTGCCATTAGCAAAGACCTCTTAATTAATTTAGATACATTCATGGCTCTTaatacatttaagcatttaattttctcccattttttGGAGTCAACAAACTTTTTTATCAGTTATAAAAGCAATATAACAATGCTCAAGACAAAAAAAGTTGTTCTTTTTGGATTTCTCTCAAGCATGGAGGGTCCAACTGAGTCATTGAGCATTTGTGTCCTCACTGCCCTGACAAAAAATCTGACCCATTCAACTGCTATGTAAATAATGGGGTTAACACAGGGGTCCTCCAAATAAAGACCAGATATGCTGTGATCAGGACCTCTGCTCTGTAGACAGGCAATTAGAACTACATAGACAGACAATACTCAACTGAGGATTATGCAATATTATTTGGACAAAATACCACTGAGTGTGTAGGCAATGCTACATTACTGTCCACTTGATTTCACCCACACTCTGAGGAACAGCAGCTATCACTTGAATTTGGACTATTATTGCAAAAATGCTTTCTGAACATGACTATAGGTGAAAGTTCATGACATGACCTACTCATATTTGTTGAAAGTTGGTATACATTGTTATTGCTGCTGTAACCAACATGCCAAAATCTcacaaaaaaactttaaatgcCATTAATATATTGGGGTACGCaaataaccaaataaaatgtttttccatcATGTTATGATCAACAGGTGTAGCCTTAATGGAAGCACGGGTAGGCAAAACAATCAAGTAATGGTATTTAAGTACTTTAACATACCACTGTTACACTAACTTCACAGAACCAGAATATTCAAAGTATATGTGCTAACTTCCAAAAAGATCTGAAATgatgtgtgaaaatatacaCAGCAATAATATTAACACCTTGATAGCTAATTAACGGACGACAGAGTTCTCTACTGGTACTACTAACTGGTTAGCTGCATAGCTACAGAACAGTCCGCAAACTTTCGCAATTCTTCCAACAAAATTATGCCTTCCGAGGTTTCAAAACGCCGATGTTGGTTAACAAAGAAAAGCCGAGTGGAGGCGACTGCGCCCAGTTGACAGTGGCTACATTCCGGAGCAGTGGAGGTCAACGCAGAAGATTGCAAAGAGCGAGTCATTTACAGAAATAGGgtggctagcaagctacctaAGGGGTTTCAAACCAGTTGTTTCGATAACTACGAAGATTTAACAGCAGGTAAAGAAATCCTCAGTTGTCTAGCTATCTAAGGTAACTGTCAACGACAGTTTCAAGGAACTTACTAGCCAGATCTGCCTAACAACATGGGTTAATGTCATATGTGACCCCCTCACCTACAATGCATTTTCCGACGTCAGATTTGATCCAAACAAATTGCCATAAACCTGACGGATAGACGGGAATACTTCCTCAATCGCTGATATCAGCTCACCTTAGTTGCAGAACTGAGAGCCGTCCTAGACCCGGAATTCCTCAATCCAGCCGATAACCGGCCGCAGATCAGGGACGTCGCCATGTTGCTAGAAAAACAAATCACACGGTGCGCATGGGCAATGACCTACTATACTCGGCTTCGCGCCTGCGCATTAAGTAGCAACAGTGACGTCTGTGGTCGTACGAAGGTATGTTGACATTTATTTGTTAGATGGTGTTTAAATAGACAGTAATGGTCCCTGATTTAGTTTTAAGAAGCATTCACTTTTGTAGCATGTTAACTACTCGCCGACCATGTCTGGCAGAGTGTCAAACGTGATGTCTCTGTCGTGACttcacccccccaaaaaactggATTTAAGTGTACTCTGGAGCACAGGGATGAAGTGCTGTTAGAACTAGTTTTCCAGCTAACCAGCTATTTGCCTAGTTCTGTAGTATGGCAAGCATACTGATAAATAACCATTAGTAGCTATAGCTGTAGCTTAAAGTTAACTTACATGTTATTTCATCTCTGAAATCAACTGATTAAGACATTTACTGCTTGATCTGTTTCATAAAGGTGTGTTACACTGCTTTCACTGTTGGAAGTAGACAGAGTTGGAGGTCTTTTTCACAGTTCAATACacaattttcatttctcatAATTACCGTTCTTAAAATGATATAATCACATTCGAGATCACAGGGATGCTGCACAGTGGCTGAGAACCCTGTTATTTTCAAAAGATAGAAAGACTGTTGGTACCATCAGTTACTCAGAgatcatttccatttaaataaatgtcattagTGTAGAAACATGTTATTATCTGTCTGAAAGATGCATCAAGGTTTTAATTCTAATCAGAATGAGTGAAGAATGGTAAGTGATGGTTTTCTGAACAGGAGGATTGGAGGAAAGTGCAGCCAAGGAGTTGAAGGGAGAATGCAAGTGAGCACATGAATAACATTCTTTTCACATCACTGCTGCATTGCGTCAAGGTGAAGGAAAAGTTTCACGATTTAGCCTCATGCTGTCAGAAATGGAGAGGACTTTCTTTGCAGAACCTTTTCATTTGGAACCCAAGAAAAATGAAGGCATTCATCCAACTTTTCTTTGCATCATATGGATTATACtacttgttcattttacatacagtaacactCATCTTTCCCTCGCATACATTAGTCATTCAGGGTGCCCAACTATCCTGACCTTTACTGAAAATTTTGCTGGTCAGCTTGCACCAAATGGAAAGGTTTGCCTCGGATATCAGCTGTTTCTGAACAACTGCTTTGCAGAGATAGCCTGGAGAGCATCTCTAAACAGTAGAGAACATTAATTAAGTAGAGTGTTGCTGTAAAGGTGACAGCACTATAGAACAGCATTACTTAAGGAGACAGTGCTGATTAGTGTTACTAAACAAAAAGTGGTAAGGTGACTGGCAGCAAACAAGGCAACAGGTCAGAAGAATTGTGCCTGAAAAGCGCTGCTTATGTCATATTGTATTGAATACCAATCTACCAATCGGTATGTTAAAGCCACATTATTCTGTTATAAAGAGTTGTGATGCCATCCCAAGtgagaaaagcatttctgaagtTTAAACTATGGCAAACGTAACAAAAAAGATAAGTAAATTTTTATCATGATTATTTAAGGTACCAGACAGTTTACTCAAGACCAGTGTTTATTTACAAGGTAGGAAAACATATATACAGAGCTATGTACAATTTACAGTCAAACAGCATACCTGCACTAATGCACACCATTTTTAATTCATCTGAAGGTTCTTTGgattaaaataaacactatCCTTGTTGAATTAATTTGCTGTTATGTAGTCTTTGTTTTTATGAACAACTTGTCAACTCATGTTAGTGCCCTTAATCCCAGCACAATTATTAGAGGTACTTGTGTTTTCTCACTCTGAATAcgggcgtctgctaaattactaaacgaaaaacatattttgtttgtcTCACAACTGGAGCGTTGTTTTGTACTGTGACTGAAACAGAACcaggctggaaaaaaatgcactcagGAGAAAAACATGACTGAACCTCCATATCACACCTCTGATTCTATTTTCAGCTTGCAGTATCAATTTTCCTGTCCTTAGCAAAGCCTCTAGAACACTGATTCCATATCCACACAGAAgacctttttcctcttttacagATGAATACATCAGTGAGCTTTTACCACAAGGGCAACAGCAGTGTGCACCTGTGCAGTTTTAAGCATGACAATTCCCCTGCAGCTTTATCTGTGTTATGAAGCATAGCACAATTTAGAGTGAATTCCAATCTTAAAGCCAGACTCCAGTGGATTTGTACCTCTGTTTTTTGTTCACAGTACTGGGACAGAGTTTCACTGAAAGCAGTGTAAGAGTTATTTCTGATGAATTTgtacattatgaaaaaaagattgcatCTTTAAACACTGACCTTAAACACTGACTATTATGTCAAAATGCAAGGTCTCTAAATATTTGTTAGTTAAGGTGGATATAAGGGAGCATTCTGGTGCTGGAAGTTCTCACAGCAACGACTTGAGACAAACACGAATGCAGGGGAGGGAGTGACAGACACAAAcctttgaaataataaatgaaataataaatgaaccTCAAAGCTAtctgcactgtgggactttggtttcatttattattttcaatgcaGTACTTTAGTTGGTCATTTTGCTTGAGGAGATCCCGTGACAAGTAAATTacttaagattttatttatttagatttgtACTCTGAAGAGTTCTTgcttaaaataaatgtctgtCAATTGTGATAACCCTTccagttttcagtgtttcagcatttaatatttatctATTGTTAGTGTAGCTAGTGTTATTTGACAGACAATTCTTTTATAAGGGGGTGGAGTCCATAGGTCTTTAAGATGGAATATGggtaaaattttaaatttactaTTTGTTCCATTTGATATGCGCAGCAACTGGCTTTCAACAAATGTGATGgctacatgaaaaacaaatgttccaCGTATGCTGCATCGAATCTTTTGACCGGCAACTACAGATAAAGAAACAGAGGCTACATACACAGCGGTGAGGAGAGAATCTCTGAGTCAAAATTGTAGCCACTGATGGCAAGCGGTGAGCTCCACCGGAAAGTACAGCTTACAAAAGAAAGCATCTTGGGGCAGCGGCATTCGTGGTGTACATAGAGCACCCCCAAGGCTGACTCTGTATCAGTTTCAGCAATTTAGGCCTAGTACAAACTGTCTTGAATTAACGACGAGCTGGGTTGACCGATCCTGGATTGGTGCCTGGGGTCGCCATGTAGTCAGAcctgcagtcacacactcaGGTGTGTGCCGTGTTTGCGTGTCCTAGTGCGTCTCAGTCTGagtcgctgctgctgctggatgaGTCGGTGGACATGGCCTCCACGTCGTCCTCGTTCTCCTTGTTGTGCCCCGGGGGCTCTAGTGAGAAGTCGTTGCTGTGGTGGGGGGGAAGCATGCCCACAGACACATCGCTGGACTGCCACGGATACTGCGGTGTTAGAAcatctgtgggggggggggggtgaggacaAGGGAACGGTGAAAGGCCAGCCAAATTCAGTTCAAACATGAGGAGGGGGGACATGCACACAATTCCACAAATATAAACCTAACTCAGTTGCACAGCAAAAGATCAGGCATTCACATtgccaaaaataaattcttGCTTTACTTATACCAGCCATGTGTACTCTCCTTTACAGCCAGGAACACGGTATACACTTTATGAAAATTACACTGTCATAAGAAACTCTTGctataaataaacacaggaatCTGCTTCAACTAGacactgaaatgtgaaagaCAACCAATATTTTCAGACTGCCTTCATCCAAGTCTTCAACATTCTTTGAATTCATCCGATCAGAATCTTACTGTCTAAAGTAAGGGAACACAACGTTACAATTGAAGAGTATTTACCTGGCAATCTGCCAGCAGCCAGGGCATCGCCTGGAAGATGTCCATTCACCCCATTGGTTGGCAGGTTACTCATGTGACCCAGCATTCCACTGCGCATCTCCAAGTCGGTGGGATAGGGTCTCCGTGGGTCACCTGTAAAGAAGACAAATATGtaagtgacagagggagagggggtaaGGGCAGGAGGTACAGCCACAGGTGGCACAAGGCAGGATGTATATGCCACCCAGCTGAGGCCAGCTCATAGCAAAAGGAGGGAGGATGGTTTGGTGGGTCTTACCTGGTACCCAGTTGAGAGGGGCACACACAGCATTGCTTGCACTGATTCTGTGAGCATATTTGATGATCTCTTCAGAGGAAATGCTCCCTAACAAAAGGACAATACCATTATGCATATTACCAAAAACTGACAGAGGCCTTTATTCAAAATGATGCACCATTTTTGTACTGCATTGACCATAATGCCgtaatgaaaattaaacaaacctTTTCGAGCTTTTTCAATTGATTTCAGTTTCTCCTTTGCTTGATACACAGCAGTCGCCTAGATGGAGgacaaattaaaatggaaacactTAACACACCTTAATGTAAACATCTCAAATTGCATGCAAGGCACCAAAAAAATTCTCAGCAGTTCTCCACTACCCCAGAACATTGCTATAAACTGTCTACACAAGTGTATTTTTCAAGGAGGGGGTTGTCTTCAGTTTCAGTTATTCTCTGGCCTTCATAAGATGGTTATGATCATCATCGTTACACTCCCTATTGGAGACATCCTCTGTATTACCAAACCTCTTCCGCTTCTACTTGCCAGAATGTGTTCAGCTTCTTTCAActgtttctgcagctgctggatgtCACTGTCCCtcttctccacctccttctccaggAGCTGCATTTCCTGGTGGACCTTCCCCTGCTCCAGAGCCACCTTCATCAGCTCCTGGAACTCCGCATCCCTCTGCACCAGCAGCTCCACAATCTGTCGGgcaacactgacagacatgaGCCACTGCGGCTGAGAAAGAAATACAGCGTGTATCTAGACATCAACACGATAGTATGTTTAAGGAAATGGCAATACCATAACCCTGTGTCTTCTATTTGTGCACGCAGTTAGCTACTGCATATCTCCAGTTGCGTAATGGCGTGAAACCATTACACCTACAATTTCTGACActttattatttcagtaaaaatgcagtGAATACATCCAACTGATAACTCTCTAATTCAGCCACACTGGTATAACTGGACATTGAGCGAGCCAGCTAGCCGGACctcatatgaaaataaagagcACCTGAGTATCTTCACCCGGCTGAGGAAGTTTTTGCGTCCTCGACAAAGCAAGCATCTCAATCAGTTCCCTGCAAGGAATACACGAATTCGTAAGCAAGATCTGCAACAATTATGAACACAACATCAAAAGCAAAACCATTAGCTAATTAGCCTCCAAAAGCTTGGTCAgttagctagactagctaggTAACGTTAGCAAACTTTCTTCTTAAATtagccatttacacagctacCAAATTATTCAAATCACAGTACATCTTGGCATATCTTCAGTCTGTCTGGCGTACTTCTGCAGAATACTAACCTAGATAACACCTCCAGGTCGTCCAAAACAGATAAAAGACGCTCTTTCGTAGACCTGTCGGAAACCGCCATCGTTACTGAACTGAGCTTTTCAGACCGCTGCTAAAACTGCGCATGACAGTGGTGAAAATCAAGTAGCGAGTTAACTCATAAAGCATAGCACCCTCGGAGATAAGGCTCTGCGAAACTACCAGCGACGCCTAGTGGTGGGAAATACGTCCATTCTTTTCTGCCCAAACCATTTCGATATGCGAGAATAAGCTACGTAACAATAATGACTATAGAGGTTGGGTCAGTCAAAAgtgaataaatagataaatactTGTCCTATTAAATGTTAACATGCATGCAGAACTTAGAATAGTATTAGTATATACAAACCACAGATTGGTGAAAAGGGCATTTATGGCGAGTCGAAAAGGGGAGGTGTAGTCTAAATAGGTAGGGATACGAGgaataataattatgtaaatgCAAAAGAAACAGTTGCATCTACCAGCAGTAATATAAgacact encodes the following:
- the med4 gene encoding mediator of RNA polymerase II transcription subunit 4; this encodes MAVSDRSTKERLLSVLDDLEVLSRELIEMLALSRTQKLPQPGEDTQIVELLVQRDAEFQELMKVALEQGKVHQEMQLLEKEVEKRDSDIQQLQKQLKEAEHILATAVYQAKEKLKSIEKARKGSISSEEIIKYAHRISASNAVCAPLNWVPGDPRRPYPTDLEMRSGMLGHMSNLPTNGVNGHLPGDALAAGRLPDVLTPQYPWQSSDVSVGMLPPHHSNDFSLEPPGHNKENEDDVEAMSTDSSSSSSDSD